In one Lycium barbarum isolate Lr01 chromosome 7, ASM1917538v2, whole genome shotgun sequence genomic region, the following are encoded:
- the LOC132603121 gene encoding defensin-like protein, with protein sequence MGSSMRLFATFFLVAMLVLATVMGPMSRAEARTCESQSHRFKGTCLSDTNCASVCKTEGFIGGDCHGLRRRCFCTKNC encoded by the exons atGGGAAGCTCCATGCGTTTGTTTGCAACTTTCTTCCTTGTAGCAATGCTGGTTTTGGCCACTG TGATGGGACCAATGAGCAGGGCAGAGGCTAGGACATGCGAGTCACAGAGCCACCGTTTCAAGGGGACATGTCTTAGCGATACCAATTGCGCCTCCGTCTGCAAGACCGAAGGCTTCATTGGCGGCGACTGCCATGGCCTTCGCCGCCGCTGTTTCTGCACTAAAAACTGttaa